A portion of the Misgurnus anguillicaudatus chromosome 16, ASM2758022v2, whole genome shotgun sequence genome contains these proteins:
- the ergic1 gene encoding endoplasmic reticulum-Golgi intermediate compartment protein 1 isoform X2, whose product MFDIYRKVPKDLTQPTYTGAFISICCCVFMLFLFLSELTGYISTEIVNELYVDDPDKDSGGKIDVSLNISLPNLHCDLVGLDIQDEMGRHEVGLIENSMKVPLNNGYGCRFEGEFIINKVPGNFHVSTHSATAQPQNPDMTHIIHKLSFGQKLEVQHVQGAFNALGGANKLQSNGLASHDYILKIVPTVYEELGGNQRFSYQYTVANKEYVAYSHTGRIIPAIWFRYDLSPITVKYTERRQPLYRFITTICAIIGGTFTVAGIIDSCIFTASEAWKKIQIGKMS is encoded by the exons GTTCGATATCTACAGGAAAGTGCCCAAAGATCTCACCCAGCCAACCTATACGGGAGCTTTCA TTTCAATATGCTGCTGCGTCTTCATGCTGTTCCTGTTTCTCTCAGAACTTACGGGATATATAAGCACAGAAAT AGTAAATGAACTGTATGTCGATGACCCTGATAAGGACAGTGGTGGGAAGATAGATGTGAGTTTAAACATCAGTTTGCCAAACTTACACTGTGATT TGGTGGGTTTGGACATTCAAGATGAGATGGGACGTCATGAAGTGGGCCTCATAGAGAATTCAATGAAGGTGCCTCTCAACAACGGTTATGGCTGCCGCTTTGAGGGAGAATTCATTATTAATAAA GTTCCAGGAAACTTTCATGTGTCGACACACAGCGCGACCGCTCAGCCTCAGAACCCTGATATGACCCACATCATTCACAAACTGTCTTTTGGGCAGAAGCTGGAG GTGCAACATGTTCAGGGTGCTTTCAATGCTTTGGGTGGAGCCAACAAACTTCAGTCCAATG GTTTGGCATCCCATGATTACATTCTCAAGATCGTCCCCACGGTTTACGAGGAGCTGGGGGGAAATCAGAGATTTTCTTACCAGTACACAGTGGCGAATAAGGAAT ATGTGGCATACAGCCATACAGGACGCATTATACCTGCGATCTGGTTTCGCTATGACCTCAGTCCAATAACAGTAAAGTACACCGAGAGGAGACAGCCGTTATACCGCTTCATTACCACa ATATGCGCTATTATCGGCGGCACGTTTACAGTAGCGGGCATCATTGACTCCTGCATATTCACAGCCTCGGAAGCCTGGAAGAAAATTCAGATCGGGAAAATGTCATGA
- the ergic1 gene encoding endoplasmic reticulum-Golgi intermediate compartment protein 1 isoform X1, which translates to MTFDVRRFDIYRKVPKDLTQPTYTGAFISICCCVFMLFLFLSELTGYISTEIVNELYVDDPDKDSGGKIDVSLNISLPNLHCDLVGLDIQDEMGRHEVGLIENSMKVPLNNGYGCRFEGEFIINKVPGNFHVSTHSATAQPQNPDMTHIIHKLSFGQKLEVQHVQGAFNALGGANKLQSNGLASHDYILKIVPTVYEELGGNQRFSYQYTVANKEYVAYSHTGRIIPAIWFRYDLSPITVKYTERRQPLYRFITTICAIIGGTFTVAGIIDSCIFTASEAWKKIQIGKMS; encoded by the exons GTTCGATATCTACAGGAAAGTGCCCAAAGATCTCACCCAGCCAACCTATACGGGAGCTTTCA TTTCAATATGCTGCTGCGTCTTCATGCTGTTCCTGTTTCTCTCAGAACTTACGGGATATATAAGCACAGAAAT AGTAAATGAACTGTATGTCGATGACCCTGATAAGGACAGTGGTGGGAAGATAGATGTGAGTTTAAACATCAGTTTGCCAAACTTACACTGTGATT TGGTGGGTTTGGACATTCAAGATGAGATGGGACGTCATGAAGTGGGCCTCATAGAGAATTCAATGAAGGTGCCTCTCAACAACGGTTATGGCTGCCGCTTTGAGGGAGAATTCATTATTAATAAA GTTCCAGGAAACTTTCATGTGTCGACACACAGCGCGACCGCTCAGCCTCAGAACCCTGATATGACCCACATCATTCACAAACTGTCTTTTGGGCAGAAGCTGGAG GTGCAACATGTTCAGGGTGCTTTCAATGCTTTGGGTGGAGCCAACAAACTTCAGTCCAATG GTTTGGCATCCCATGATTACATTCTCAAGATCGTCCCCACGGTTTACGAGGAGCTGGGGGGAAATCAGAGATTTTCTTACCAGTACACAGTGGCGAATAAGGAAT ATGTGGCATACAGCCATACAGGACGCATTATACCTGCGATCTGGTTTCGCTATGACCTCAGTCCAATAACAGTAAAGTACACCGAGAGGAGACAGCCGTTATACCGCTTCATTACCACa ATATGCGCTATTATCGGCGGCACGTTTACAGTAGCGGGCATCATTGACTCCTGCATATTCACAGCCTCGGAAGCCTGGAAGAAAATTCAGATCGGGAAAATGTCATGA